One Pelodiscus sinensis isolate JC-2024 chromosome 24, ASM4963464v1, whole genome shotgun sequence DNA segment encodes these proteins:
- the LOC112546491 gene encoding complexin-3-like, which produces MTSENIAWMFFFSKDGLLRNLRSASASDTLLPSPLQLAPMASVVKSALRAPVKQLQCCISADIHEDKDRQALGGCIKGPAEQNQRTQDKTSKRDMVYAQRKAERAAIRTHIREKYQLPKNEMDKKQLEAIGGEVKMLQAAVRPQGSPESDSCLSGLSATNLGSLKKTSLSMMRSLRPEMQCPVM; this is translated from the exons ATGACCTCAGAGAACATTGCTTGGATGTTCTTTTTCAGCAAGGATGGTCTGTTGCGCAATCTGAGATCTGCCTCTGCTTCAgacactctgctcccctcccctctccagctcGCTCCTATGGCGTCGGTGGTGAAGTCTGCTCTCAGGGCCCCAGTGAAACAGCTGCAGTGCTGCATCTCTGCGGACATTCATGAGGACAAAGACCGCCAAGCGCTGGGAGGCTGCATAAAGGGGCCAGCAGAACAGAACCAGAGGACCCAGGACAAGAC GAGCAAACGGGACATGGTCTATGCTCAGAGGAAGGCGGAGCGTGCAGCAATCAGAACACACATCAGAGAGAAGTACCAGCTTCCCAAG AACGAGATGGATAAAAAACAGCTGGAGGCCATTGGGGGGGAGGTGAAAATGCTGCAGGCTGCGGTGAGGCCTCAGGGCAGCCCTGAATCTGACTCCTGCCTCTCTGGACTCAGTGCCACGAACCTTGGTTCTCTGAAAAAAACCTCACTGAGCATGATGCGATCCCTGCGGCCGGAGATGCAATGTCCTGTCATGTGA
- the SCAMP3 gene encoding secretory carrier-associated membrane protein 3 isoform X1 encodes MAHSGAGGAGSDPGEPYNPFQDPAVMQHQPSTDYATLDVYNPFDNRGPPPPYHPQPGAPQPPPATQVPQPPAAATQPPKKPGPPESKNYGSYGTQASAAAAAAELLKRQEELNRKAEELDRRERELQNAALGSAAVRQNNWPPLPSFCPVKPCFYQDISVEIPADFQKTVSSMYYLWMASTVTLFLNFLASLAWFCVDSTAGSGFGLSILWVLLFTPCSFLCWYRPMYKAFRSDSSFNFFVFFFIFFVQDVVYVLQAIGIPGSGFSGWIASLTVLRSNQAAAAIMLLVAVFFTVVAVLGIFMLKRIHSLYRRTGASFQKAQEEFAAGVFSNQAVRTAAANAAAGAAGSAFQAQ; translated from the exons ATGGCCCACAGCGGGGCGGGCGGCGCGGGCAGCGACCCGGGGGAGCCCTACAACCCCTTCCag GACCCTGCTGTGATGCAGCACCAGCCCAGCACGGACTACGCGACGCTGGATGTGTACAACCCCTTCGATAACAGAGGG ccaccccctccctaccatccccagccaggagctccaCAGCCTCCGCCAGCCACCCAGGTGCCCCAGCCGCCGGCCGCTGCCACGCAGCCCCCCAAGAAGCCAGGCCCCCCGGAGTCCAAGAACTACGGCTCCTATGGAACTCAG GCGTCCGCGGCGGCAGCCGCTGCTGAGCTGCTGAAGCGGCAGGAGGAGCTGAACCGCAAGGCGGAGGAGCTGGACAGGCGGGAGCGGGAACTGCAGAACGCCGCATTGGGCAGCGCTGCCG TGAGACAGAACAACTGGCCGCCGCTGCCCTCCTTCTGCCCCGTGAAGCCCTGCTTCTACCAGGACATCTCGGTGGAAATCCCCGCCGACTTCCAGAAAACAGTCTCCTCCATGTACTACCTCTGGATGG CCAGCACCGTGACTCTCTTCCTGAACTTCTTGGCCTCGCTGGCCTGGTTCTGCGTGGATTCCACAGCTGGCTCGGGCTTCGGCCTCTCAATCCTCTGGGTTCTCCTCTTCACGCCCTGCTCCTTCCTGTGCTGGTACAGGCCAATGTACAAAGCCTTCAG gaGCGACAGCTCGTTCAACTTCTTTGTCTTCTTTTTCATCTTCTTCGTCCAGGACGTCGTGTATGTGCTGCAGGCCATCGGCATCCCGGGCTCAGGGTTCAG CGGCTGGATAGCGAGTCTGACGGTGCTGAGGAGCAACCAGGCTGCGGCTGCCATCATGCTCCTGGTGGCCGTGTTCTTCACAGTGGTGGCCGTGCTGGGGATCTTCATGCTCAAGAGG ATCCACTCCCTGTACCGCCGGACGGGGGCCAGCTTCCAGAAGGCTCAGGAGGAGTTTGCTGCAGGTGTCTTCTCAAACCAGGCGGTGCGCACGGCAGCGGCCAATGCCGCGGCGGGGGCTGCCGGCAGTGCCTTCCAGGCGCAGTAG
- the SCAMP3 gene encoding secretory carrier-associated membrane protein 3 isoform X2, translating into MQHQPSTDYATLDVYNPFDNRGPPPPYHPQPGAPQPPPATQVPQPPAAATQPPKKPGPPESKNYGSYGTQASAAAAAAELLKRQEELNRKAEELDRRERELQNAALGSAAVRQNNWPPLPSFCPVKPCFYQDISVEIPADFQKTVSSMYYLWMASTVTLFLNFLASLAWFCVDSTAGSGFGLSILWVLLFTPCSFLCWYRPMYKAFRSDSSFNFFVFFFIFFVQDVVYVLQAIGIPGSGFSGWIASLTVLRSNQAAAAIMLLVAVFFTVVAVLGIFMLKRIHSLYRRTGASFQKAQEEFAAGVFSNQAVRTAAANAAAGAAGSAFQAQ; encoded by the exons ATGCAGCACCAGCCCAGCACGGACTACGCGACGCTGGATGTGTACAACCCCTTCGATAACAGAGGG ccaccccctccctaccatccccagccaggagctccaCAGCCTCCGCCAGCCACCCAGGTGCCCCAGCCGCCGGCCGCTGCCACGCAGCCCCCCAAGAAGCCAGGCCCCCCGGAGTCCAAGAACTACGGCTCCTATGGAACTCAG GCGTCCGCGGCGGCAGCCGCTGCTGAGCTGCTGAAGCGGCAGGAGGAGCTGAACCGCAAGGCGGAGGAGCTGGACAGGCGGGAGCGGGAACTGCAGAACGCCGCATTGGGCAGCGCTGCCG TGAGACAGAACAACTGGCCGCCGCTGCCCTCCTTCTGCCCCGTGAAGCCCTGCTTCTACCAGGACATCTCGGTGGAAATCCCCGCCGACTTCCAGAAAACAGTCTCCTCCATGTACTACCTCTGGATGG CCAGCACCGTGACTCTCTTCCTGAACTTCTTGGCCTCGCTGGCCTGGTTCTGCGTGGATTCCACAGCTGGCTCGGGCTTCGGCCTCTCAATCCTCTGGGTTCTCCTCTTCACGCCCTGCTCCTTCCTGTGCTGGTACAGGCCAATGTACAAAGCCTTCAG gaGCGACAGCTCGTTCAACTTCTTTGTCTTCTTTTTCATCTTCTTCGTCCAGGACGTCGTGTATGTGCTGCAGGCCATCGGCATCCCGGGCTCAGGGTTCAG CGGCTGGATAGCGAGTCTGACGGTGCTGAGGAGCAACCAGGCTGCGGCTGCCATCATGCTCCTGGTGGCCGTGTTCTTCACAGTGGTGGCCGTGCTGGGGATCTTCATGCTCAAGAGG ATCCACTCCCTGTACCGCCGGACGGGGGCCAGCTTCCAGAAGGCTCAGGAGGAGTTTGCTGCAGGTGTCTTCTCAAACCAGGCGGTGCGCACGGCAGCGGCCAATGCCGCGGCGGGGGCTGCCGGCAGTGCCTTCCAGGCGCAGTAG